A section of the Salvelinus fontinalis isolate EN_2023a chromosome 33, ASM2944872v1, whole genome shotgun sequence genome encodes:
- the LOC129832333 gene encoding TRPM8 channel-associated factor homolog, whose protein sequence is MTQTSMSREEAYTALMRGVKELDLSGPNIPSNLVLIGDQAFPLAMNACGQVLMAASFYGQGRVVVLGHEGYLTAFPTLVENALTWLTGSSCDSTTVGVHQSCKAVADNLSHSSLQPKVGGFCEGLGVYVTDAYCVGPEVKELVGFLKVGGGLLIAGQACSWAEEHPKQNTLLGFPGNKVSSVAGIYFSEHLGELGTLPVPPQIPSNWLAVAIGKDFKDDLEFLLEGVTEFDIQGESIFSEVLVHGPLAFPIGTTKDCRSFLAGAYYGQGRVILISHEGFLGREQMSPFMLNAVRWLDEGRNGLVGVLPQLGAAHTLLSKSGMRCEKSGFRKELSVYVCTSYSDAQADEIQDFVAEGGGLLIGGHAWYWAQTNPGHNTMTEYPGNHILNKMGLSLMENTLDAGCYKAPVPGQTCSEGFHFRHLLRRFAGHVTQGETLTEHEEAGLKKLGSDCANYLHMRAHDCASYTSVLAMLTDVLKETGIPQVCHSCPVISGKDHLLLNVGAQVYKVCQDPDALLPYLIKDQPMMPALSNARVRINCNTAGQLALICTLK, encoded by the exons ATGACCCAAACCAGCATGTCCCGTGAGGAGGCCTACACTGCCCTGATGAGGGGGGTCAAGGAGCTGGACCTCAGCGGGCCAAACATACCCAGCAACTTAGTACTGATCGGCGACCAAGCCTTCCCGCTGGCCATGAACGCCTGTGGCCAGGTCCTGATGGCTGCCTCATTCTACGGCCAAGGCCGGGTGGTGGTGCTGGGCCACGAGGGCTACCTCACCGCCTTTCCTACCCTAGTGGAGAATGCCCTAACCTGGCTGACAGGCTCCTCCTGTGACAGCACTACTGTGGGCGTCCACCAGAGCTGTAAGGCCGTAGCCGACAACCTCAGCCACTCCAGCCTCCAACCCAAGGTGGGGGGcttctgcgagggcctgggagtGTATGTGACAGATGCGTACTGCGTGGGCCCAGAGGTGAAGGAGCTGGTGGGGTTCCTGAAGGTGGGGGGCGGGCTGCTGATTGCTGGTCAGGCGTGTAGCTGGGCGGAGGAACACCCCAAACAGAACACCCTGCTGGGTTTCCCTGGGAACAAGGTTTCCAGCGTGGCTGGCATCTACTTCTCGGAGCACCTTGGGGAGCTGGGTACTCTCCCTGTGCCTCCACAGATCCCTTccaactggctggctgtggc GATAGGCAAGGACTTCAAGGATGACCTGGAGTTCCTGCTGGAGGGCGTGACTGAGTTTGATATCCAGGGCGAGTCTATTTTCTCAGAGGTGCTGGTACACGGCCCTCTCGCATTCCCCATCGGCACCACAAAGGACTGCAGGTCCTTTCTGGCCGGGGCATACTACGGCCAGGGCCGAGTCATCTTGATCTCCCACGAGGGATTCTTGGGCCGAGAGCAGATGTCCCCCTTCATGCTCAATGCCGTGCGCTGGTTAGACGAGGGCCGTAACGGCTTGGTAGGCGTCCTGCCCCAGCTCGGCGCTGCCCACACCCTGCTGAGCAAGTCGGGCATGCGCTGTGAGAAGAGCGGCTTCAGGAAGGAGCTTAGCGTCTACGTCTGCACCTCCTACAGCGACGCCCAGGCCGATGAAATCCAGGACTTTGTGGCCGAGGGCGGGGGTCTGCTGATCGGGGGTCACGCCTGGTACTGGGCCCAGACAAATCCGGGCCACAACACCATGACAGAGTACCCAGGCAACCACATCCTCAACAAGATGGGCCTCAGCCTGATGGAGAACACTCTGGACGCAGGCTGCTACAAGGCCCCAGTCCCGGGTCAGACCTGCTCTGAGGGCTTCCACTTCCGCCATCTGCTGCGCCGCTTTGCCGGCCACGTGACCCAGGGCGAGACGCTGACGGAGCATGAGGAGGCGGGTCTGAAGAAGCTTGGCAGCGACTGCGCCAATTACCTGCACATGCGGGCGCACGACTGTGCCTCGTACACCTCGGTGCTGGCCATGCTCACTGACGTGCTGAAGGAGACGGGCATCCCCCAGGTGTGCCACAGCTGCCCAGTGATAAGCGGCAAGGACCACCTGCTGCTCAATGTTGGCGCGCAGGTGTACAAGGTGTGCCAGGACCCAGATGCCCTACTGCCTTACCTGATCAAGGACCAGCCCATGATGCCTGCCTTGTCCAATGCCAGGGTTAGGATCAACTGTAATACAGCAGGTCAGTTAGCTCTCATTTGCACTCTAAAATAG